Proteins from a single region of Alphaproteobacteria bacterium:
- a CDS encoding DEAD/DEAH box helicase — translation MTQTAALKNESFRGEVQTSHSGEPFQADTSLEITLSPSGHLYLREPQGNKEDIPGYLIRRIKNVLNTKVDAQIPSVCILRFGITPFSSALPSSLSFWHHFVQLFIHEAQEVVGLENHSVEQDIRLEPPLEDLQILMAKAPFMQGSEYLSLDTLCQLWKEFIQVLREELQGCDGTLQAYFARYNPSWNNVGRVCFHLAENKSNPKKPFAFIGTYTKQAAMHSKLQYLPLGQALKDYSGENKKHHLLSLLIPVKRASEKSPFIKKLVDSGDIFKTLAWRPDEAHTFLKSIPLIEEAGVVVRVPNWWKPKHPPRPQIKISIGNAAAKSVGMDALLDFNMSYSLPDGTVIEAAEMREILESQDGMVQIKGQWVEINQDKISQLISHWKKIEDQVRDEGLTFAQGIRLLSSTPDQSGISQEDISDWSQMIEGDWIKDVLSRLREAGQNEDKALQKTLDQYFHGTLRPYQSVGVKWLWLLYNLRLGGCLADDMGLGKTIQVLCLFLLSKNVQSKNKTPHLLILPSTLLGNWQEEVKRFAPSLKIFLCHGSAISQKILKNKEAPNLSDIDIVITTYSNVYRVPWMNKVSWNILILDEAQNIKNPSSKQMLAIKKLKSEVRFIITGTPIENRLLDLWSLFDFVAPGLLGSSKVFSHYGVKAIKEDVNDAEKERFYGAVRHLVSPYILRRLKSDKSIISDLPDKTEMDTHCFLTKKQAGLYKTSVDELQTLLKFSENSDEIKRRGLVLSFLTRFKQICNHPTQWLGHGEYNEEESGKFIRLKELCRVIAEKQEKVLIFTQYKEIIPALHNALERVFKRPGLILHGQTSIKNRLKLVESFQEEQGPPFFILSIRAGGTGLNLTRASHVIHFDRWWNPSVEAQATDRAYRIGQKRNVLVHKFICQGTIEEKIDKLINSKKELSSDILSKDGKPALTEMSNEDLLNVVSLDIHRAIAEPSQDELSKK, via the coding sequence GTGACACAAACTGCTGCTTTGAAAAACGAGTCATTTAGGGGTGAGGTTCAAACCTCTCACTCAGGAGAGCCTTTCCAAGCCGATACCTCTTTAGAGATCACGCTCTCCCCATCTGGTCATTTGTACCTTCGCGAACCTCAAGGAAATAAAGAAGATATACCAGGATACCTTATTCGTAGGATTAAGAACGTACTGAATACAAAAGTGGATGCTCAGATACCTTCCGTTTGCATCTTACGTTTTGGGATTACGCCTTTTTCCTCTGCCCTGCCATCCAGTTTGTCGTTTTGGCATCACTTCGTGCAGCTTTTTATCCACGAAGCCCAAGAAGTTGTTGGCCTCGAAAACCATTCTGTAGAACAAGACATCAGATTAGAGCCCCCATTGGAGGATCTTCAAATATTGATGGCCAAAGCTCCTTTTATGCAAGGCTCGGAGTATTTAAGTCTTGATACTCTATGTCAGCTTTGGAAAGAATTTATACAAGTTCTAAGAGAAGAACTGCAAGGGTGTGACGGTACTCTTCAAGCCTACTTTGCACGTTATAATCCCAGTTGGAATAATGTGGGAAGGGTTTGTTTTCATCTTGCAGAAAACAAATCAAATCCAAAAAAACCATTTGCCTTTATAGGCACTTACACAAAGCAAGCTGCAATGCATTCAAAACTTCAGTACTTGCCTCTAGGTCAAGCTTTGAAGGATTATTCAGGTGAGAATAAAAAACATCACCTTCTTTCCCTTTTAATTCCTGTAAAGAGAGCTTCTGAAAAAAGCCCCTTTATAAAAAAGCTGGTTGATTCAGGCGATATTTTTAAGACTCTCGCCTGGAGGCCGGACGAAGCCCATACTTTTTTAAAATCCATTCCGTTAATTGAAGAAGCCGGTGTTGTGGTGCGTGTTCCAAATTGGTGGAAGCCTAAACACCCTCCTCGTCCTCAGATTAAAATTTCTATCGGTAATGCTGCAGCAAAATCGGTGGGTATGGACGCTCTCCTAGATTTTAATATGTCCTATTCTCTCCCTGATGGAACCGTTATCGAAGCTGCAGAGATGAGAGAGATTTTGGAATCACAAGATGGAATGGTGCAAATCAAAGGTCAATGGGTGGAGATCAATCAAGATAAGATCTCTCAACTCATATCACATTGGAAAAAGATAGAAGATCAAGTAAGAGATGAGGGCCTTACCTTTGCACAAGGCATTCGCCTTTTATCTTCTACGCCAGACCAGTCAGGGATATCACAAGAGGATATTTCTGACTGGTCTCAAATGATTGAGGGTGATTGGATCAAGGATGTTTTGTCCCGTTTGCGAGAAGCGGGACAAAATGAAGATAAAGCTCTTCAAAAAACACTTGACCAATACTTTCATGGAACTCTAAGACCTTATCAATCAGTGGGTGTAAAGTGGTTGTGGTTGCTCTACAATCTTCGTTTGGGTGGATGCCTGGCCGATGACATGGGCCTTGGAAAAACCATTCAGGTTTTGTGCTTATTTTTATTGTCTAAGAATGTTCAATCTAAAAACAAAACACCCCATCTTCTTATTCTACCTTCCACTCTTTTAGGTAACTGGCAAGAAGAGGTTAAACGGTTTGCACCATCCTTAAAGATCTTCCTCTGTCATGGATCAGCGATAAGTCAGAAGATACTCAAAAACAAGGAAGCCCCTAATTTGTCCGATATTGATATTGTGATAACAACTTACAGCAATGTCTATAGAGTTCCTTGGATGAATAAGGTTTCTTGGAATATCCTTATTTTGGATGAAGCTCAAAACATCAAAAATCCCTCCTCGAAACAGATGCTTGCCATTAAGAAGCTCAAAAGCGAGGTTCGGTTTATCATAACGGGCACCCCCATTGAAAATAGATTACTTGATCTTTGGTCTCTGTTTGACTTTGTTGCTCCGGGGCTTTTGGGCTCCAGTAAAGTATTTTCTCATTATGGCGTTAAGGCAATCAAGGAAGACGTAAATGACGCAGAGAAAGAACGGTTTTACGGAGCTGTACGTCATTTAGTTTCTCCCTACATTTTAAGGCGTCTTAAAAGTGATAAGAGTATTATTTCAGATTTGCCTGATAAGACTGAGATGGATACCCATTGCTTCTTAACTAAAAAACAGGCGGGTCTTTATAAAACATCCGTTGATGAACTTCAAACTCTTCTCAAGTTTTCTGAAAACAGTGATGAGATAAAACGTCGAGGTCTTGTTTTGTCGTTTCTAACACGTTTTAAGCAAATATGTAATCATCCCACTCAATGGTTGGGTCATGGAGAGTATAATGAGGAAGAAAGTGGGAAGTTCATTCGCCTTAAAGAATTATGTCGAGTTATTGCTGAAAAGCAAGAAAAGGTATTGATATTTACCCAATACAAAGAGATTATCCCAGCTCTCCATAATGCCCTAGAGAGGGTATTTAAGAGACCAGGGCTGATTTTACATGGACAGACTTCAATTAAAAATCGCCTTAAGCTTGTTGAATCTTTCCAGGAGGAGCAGGGGCCTCCGTTTTTTATCCTGTCCATTAGAGCGGGAGGGACAGGACTTAACCTAACGCGAGCTTCCCATGTGATTCACTTTGATCGTTGGTGGAATCCATCTGTCGAAGCTCAAGCAACGGATAGAGCCTACCGGATTGGGCAAAAAAGAAACGTCCTAGTGCACAAGTTTATTTGCCAAGGAACAATTGAGGAAAAAATAGATAAGCTCATTAATTCTAAGAAAGAATTATCAAGTGATATCCTGAGTAAGGATGGAAAGCCAGCTCTTACAGAAATGAGCAATGAAGATCTTCTCAATGTAGTTTCTCTTGACATTCATCGTGCCATTGCTGAACCATCCCAGGATGAATTATCAAAAAAATAA
- a CDS encoding ABC transporter substrate-binding protein, whose product MNNYRAGLSRVENALFFFLLFSMTQMATISLSWAQQTHGISVYKDLKYPANFTHFDFVNPDATKGGEIRLSAVGTFDTVHWTTIGILPLNYFITIDTLLAMSLEEPFSMYGLIAEAVELAPDRSWVEYTINPKAQWHDGTPITVEDVIFTWKTKKEKGRANMRICYNKVEKVEKMGHNKVRFTFKKTDGDYDPEMPLLMSFMGIIPEKYWKDRKYDEMTLTPPPACGAYKISKFEPGRYIIYERVKDYWARNLPTRKGIYNFDRVRVDYFRDDAAAIEAFKSGLVDFRMESNISHWENAYVGPNFASGKIKKVEKEHKRPVGITGFAFNTRKDIFKDKLVREALSFAFDFENLNKNIYGNVFVRHKSYFENSDLVHQGKSTLQELVLLEPFRNSLPSDVFEGGYSPPKTDGSGENRKNIRKALTLLKGAGWTIKKGILINEKTGKPFEFEILLNSPKHEKIALAYKRNLAPLGIKVNVRNVDSAQYQKLVLDRDYDMIYAFWPHSRVPKNILNYFWTTKAANEFGSKNFAGVRNKVVDYLVSKAILAQSYKDEIVAARALDRVLLANHYIIPLFYSPIDRAAYWDKFGQPKYDPIIGVNTNTWWVRDTNK is encoded by the coding sequence TTGAATAATTATAGAGCTGGCTTATCACGAGTAGAAAACGCTTTATTCTTTTTTTTATTATTTTCTATGACTCAAATGGCGACAATAAGTCTATCATGGGCGCAACAAACACATGGAATAAGTGTTTATAAAGATCTTAAGTATCCCGCTAACTTTACTCATTTTGATTTTGTAAATCCTGATGCGACAAAAGGTGGAGAGATAAGGCTTTCTGCAGTAGGAACTTTTGACACTGTACATTGGACAACAATAGGGATCCTTCCTTTAAATTATTTTATAACCATTGACACTCTTTTGGCAATGTCACTAGAAGAACCTTTTTCTATGTACGGGCTGATTGCAGAAGCAGTTGAATTAGCGCCTGATAGATCTTGGGTGGAATATACTATTAATCCGAAGGCCCAATGGCATGATGGCACTCCAATTACAGTTGAAGACGTTATTTTTACTTGGAAAACAAAAAAAGAAAAAGGGCGTGCAAATATGAGGATTTGCTACAACAAAGTAGAAAAGGTCGAAAAAATGGGGCATAACAAAGTTAGATTTACTTTTAAGAAAACAGATGGAGACTACGATCCTGAAATGCCTCTTTTGATGTCTTTTATGGGAATTATTCCGGAGAAGTATTGGAAAGATCGAAAGTATGATGAAATGACGCTTACTCCTCCACCTGCTTGCGGTGCTTACAAAATTTCTAAATTTGAACCAGGCAGATATATCATTTATGAACGTGTAAAAGATTACTGGGCAAGAAACCTTCCAACTAGAAAGGGAATTTATAATTTTGACAGAGTTCGTGTTGATTATTTTCGCGATGATGCCGCTGCGATAGAGGCTTTTAAATCGGGATTAGTCGATTTCCGCATGGAATCCAACATATCGCACTGGGAGAATGCTTACGTGGGCCCTAATTTTGCATCAGGGAAAATAAAAAAAGTTGAAAAAGAACATAAACGTCCTGTTGGGATAACAGGTTTTGCTTTTAATACTCGCAAAGATATTTTTAAAGATAAATTAGTTAGAGAAGCTTTGTCATTTGCTTTTGACTTTGAAAATTTGAATAAGAATATATATGGAAACGTATTTGTGAGGCACAAAAGCTATTTTGAAAATAGTGATCTCGTACATCAAGGAAAATCTACTTTACAAGAACTTGTTCTTCTCGAGCCGTTCAGAAATAGTTTGCCTTCTGATGTCTTTGAAGGAGGATATTCTCCTCCCAAAACAGATGGATCAGGGGAAAATAGAAAGAATATCCGAAAAGCTTTAACGCTCTTAAAAGGAGCTGGTTGGACAATTAAGAAAGGGATTCTGATTAACGAGAAAACCGGAAAACCTTTTGAGTTCGAAATTTTATTGAATTCACCTAAACATGAAAAGATTGCATTAGCTTATAAGAGAAATCTTGCTCCTCTAGGTATTAAAGTTAACGTAAGAAATGTAGATTCAGCGCAATATCAAAAACTTGTACTCGATAGAGATTACGACATGATTTATGCTTTTTGGCCACATAGTCGTGTTCCAAAGAATATTCTTAATTATTTTTGGACTACTAAAGCAGCCAACGAATTTGGAAGTAAAAATTTTGCGGGGGTTCGAAATAAAGTCGTTGACTATCTAGTTTCAAAAGCCATTTTGGCTCAATCATATAAAGATGAAATAGTGGCCGCTAGAGCTTTAGATCGTGTTCTTTTGGCTAACCATTACATCATACCACTTTTTTATAGTCCCATAGACCGGGCTGCTTATTGGGATAAGTTTGGGCAACCTAAATATGATCCCATAATTGGTGTTAATACGAACACTTGGTGGGTCCGAGATACAAATAAGTAA